In a single window of the Eleginops maclovinus isolate JMC-PN-2008 ecotype Puerto Natales chromosome 6, JC_Emac_rtc_rv5, whole genome shotgun sequence genome:
- the LOC134865787 gene encoding armadillo repeat-containing protein 1-like isoform X1, with translation MTAEPDPLLVVNQLRDLAADPMNRRAIVQDQGCLPGLILFLDNPNPQVVYSALLAVRYLAECRSNQERLQGELGMMLSLQSVVQKSTTPGETRLLAAEIYELLAAAGSASEPDGPISGRRRAQFFLGSSNKRAKTITLHIEGMDDWSRRNQCEEALLRVRGVISFTFQMSLRRCIVRIRSDLRAEALAAAIGSTQVMRAQQVVRGEEGEEVLVPLAEEGSAAEQNVELPDYLSEDESPSVDPDQAVTRVGSDRDGNSWLGAATNFMSRSFYW, from the exons ATGACCGCGGAGCCCGACCCCCTGCTGGTGGTGAACCAGCTGAGGGACCTGGCCGCAGACCCCATGAATCGCCGGGCCATCGTGCAGGACCAGGGCTGCCTGCCGGGACTCATCCTGTTCCTGGACAACCCCAACCCCCAGGTGGTCTACTCCGCCCTGCTG GCTGTCCGGTACCTGGCAGAATGCCGATCCAACCAAGAGAGGCTGCAGGGCGAGCTGGGGATGATGCTGAGTCTGCAGAGCGTCGTGCAGAA GTCCACGACCCCCGGAGAAACCCGGCTGCTGGCAGCGGAGATCTACGAGCTGCTGGCGGCCGCCGGCAGCGCCTCGGAGCCCGACGGCCCGATCAGCGGCCGGCGCCGGGCGCAGTTCTTCCTGGGGTCCAGCAACAAGAGGGCCAAGACCATCACCCTGCACATCGAGGGGATGGACGACTGG AGCCGGAGGAACCAGTGTGAGGAGGCCCTGCTGAGGGTCAGAGGAGTCATCAGCTTCACCTTCCAGATGAGCCTGAGGAGGTGCATCGTACGCATCCGCTCAGACCTGAGGGCCGAG gcTCTGGCGGCAGCGATCGGCTCCACCCAGGTGATGCGGGCTCAGCAGGTggtgaggggggaggagggggaggag GTTCTGGTCCCGCTGGCGGAGGAGGGttcagcagcagagcagaacGTGGAGCTGCCTGACTATCTGTCCGAGGATGAGAGTCCATCTGTGGACCCCGACCAGGCGGTGACCCGGGTGGGATCGGACCGGGACGGGAACAGCTGGCTGGGCGCCGCCACCAACTTCATGTCCCGCTCGTTCTACTGGTGA
- the LOC134866553 gene encoding LOW QUALITY PROTEIN: uncharacterized protein LOC134866553 (The sequence of the model RefSeq protein was modified relative to this genomic sequence to represent the inferred CDS: inserted 1 base in 1 codon), whose product MLSVDVFVFYLQILLVLKGIKCEVLTSLDEEVFSPEGSPVTLSCRYSNSDYFYWYRQYPGKPPILIISHLESGGIMLNPVSGLSVQVSEGKTQMDLQISSAAVTDSAVYYCAVRPTVTGNTNTLYKNTSRATSSSRRCTTSALCSTIQSIISAAVKRTILTLNAEHQLLPAADLNLVVEMEHWLWIILAALSFECKGQDTVTQPAGGVSAAEGDTLTLDCTFKTSDRTPYLFWYKQEVNGYPKYMLKRFSGXEDNAPEFQKDRFDASINKTSVPLQISSAAVTDSAVYYCALKPTVTGNTNTLYKNLWSKDNTILLILPQREPLSVRL is encoded by the exons atGCTGTcagtggatgtgtttgtgttttatctgcAGATTCTTCTTGTTCTAAAAG GTATCAAGTGTGAGGTTCTGACTTCACTTGATGAAGAAGTGTTCAGTCCAGAAGGCAGCCCTGTTACTCTGTCCTGCAGATACTCCAACAGTGATTATTTCTACTGGTATCGACAATATCCAGGAAAACCACCAATCTTGATCATCTCCCATCTGGAATCAGGAGGTATTATGTTGAATCCAGTTTCTGGACTGTCTGTTCAAGTGAGTGAGGGTAAAACCCAAATGGATCTGCAGatctcctctgctgcagtgaCAGACTCTGCTGTGTACTACTGTGCTGTGAGGCCCACAGTGACAGGAAACACCAACACTCTGTACAAAAACACCAGC AGGGCCACATCATCAAGTAGGCGGTGCACGACTTCTGCACTGTGTTCAACCATTCAGTCAATAATAAGTGCTGCTGTGAAGAGAACAATCCTCACCCTGAATGCTGAGCATCAGCTACTTCCTGCTGCTGATTTAAACCTTGTTGTAGAGATGGAACATTGGCTGTGGATTATTCTTGCTGCTCTCTCCTTTG AGTGTAAAGGACAAGACACAGTGACCCAGCCAGCAGGAGGAGTGAGCGCTGCTGAAGGAGACACACTTACACTTGACTGCACATTTAAGACCAGTGACCGAACTCCCTATCTGTTCTGGTACAAACAAGAAGTCAATGGTTACCCAAAGTACATGCTGAAGAGATTCTCAG ATGAAGATAATGCTCCAGAGTTCCAGAAAGACAGATTTGATGCTTCAATCAACAAGACATCAGTTCCTCTGCAGatctcctctgctgcagtgaCAGACTCTGCTGTGTACTACTGTGCTCTGAAGCCCACAGTGACAGGAAACACCAACACTCTGTACAAAAACCTTTGGAGCAAAGACAACACAATACTGCTCATCCTCCCCCAGAGGGAGCCTCTCTCTGTCAGACTTTAG
- the LOC134865787 gene encoding armadillo repeat-containing protein 1-like isoform X2 — translation MTAEPDPLLVVNQLRDLAADPMNRRAIVQDQGCLPGLILFLDNPNPQVVYSALLAVRYLAECRSNQERLQGELGMMLSLQSVVQKSTTPGETRLLAAEIYELLAAAGSASEPDGPISGRRRAQFFLGSSNKRAKTITLHIEGMDDWSRRNQCEEALLRVRGVISFTFQMSLRRCIVRIRSDLRAEVLVPLAEEGSAAEQNVELPDYLSEDESPSVDPDQAVTRVGSDRDGNSWLGAATNFMSRSFYW, via the exons ATGACCGCGGAGCCCGACCCCCTGCTGGTGGTGAACCAGCTGAGGGACCTGGCCGCAGACCCCATGAATCGCCGGGCCATCGTGCAGGACCAGGGCTGCCTGCCGGGACTCATCCTGTTCCTGGACAACCCCAACCCCCAGGTGGTCTACTCCGCCCTGCTG GCTGTCCGGTACCTGGCAGAATGCCGATCCAACCAAGAGAGGCTGCAGGGCGAGCTGGGGATGATGCTGAGTCTGCAGAGCGTCGTGCAGAA GTCCACGACCCCCGGAGAAACCCGGCTGCTGGCAGCGGAGATCTACGAGCTGCTGGCGGCCGCCGGCAGCGCCTCGGAGCCCGACGGCCCGATCAGCGGCCGGCGCCGGGCGCAGTTCTTCCTGGGGTCCAGCAACAAGAGGGCCAAGACCATCACCCTGCACATCGAGGGGATGGACGACTGG AGCCGGAGGAACCAGTGTGAGGAGGCCCTGCTGAGGGTCAGAGGAGTCATCAGCTTCACCTTCCAGATGAGCCTGAGGAGGTGCATCGTACGCATCCGCTCAGACCTGAGGGCCGAG GTTCTGGTCCCGCTGGCGGAGGAGGGttcagcagcagagcagaacGTGGAGCTGCCTGACTATCTGTCCGAGGATGAGAGTCCATCTGTGGACCCCGACCAGGCGGTGACCCGGGTGGGATCGGACCGGGACGGGAACAGCTGGCTGGGCGCCGCCACCAACTTCATGTCCCGCTCGTTCTACTGGTGA